In one Cellulomonas sp. JZ18 genomic region, the following are encoded:
- a CDS encoding protein-L-isoaspartate O-methyltransferase, with protein sequence MAHRTPRGVDGPGDDGPGPPHGPPPDLRERAADVAAAMRALDRAAFLPAAQRRHAHEDRALPLGHGSTGSQPSTVAAMLRLLAVPVGARVLDVGAGSGWTTALLAHLVGPTGEVLGLELEPAVAAWGAGNLAAAGTPWARLEPADPDVLGRPRPGGWDRVLVSAAAPRLPVALVDQLAPGGVLVVPVVRTMHRVVRHPDGSVEVTTHGSYVFVPLR encoded by the coding sequence ATGGCGCACCGGACGCCGCGCGGCGTCGACGGGCCGGGTGACGACGGCCCCGGACCGCCGCACGGCCCGCCCCCCGATCTGCGCGAGCGCGCGGCGGACGTCGCCGCCGCGATGCGCGCGCTCGACCGCGCCGCCTTCCTGCCCGCCGCGCAGCGCCGGCACGCGCACGAGGACCGCGCACTCCCCCTCGGGCACGGGTCCACCGGCTCCCAGCCGAGCACCGTCGCCGCGATGCTGCGGCTGCTCGCGGTGCCCGTGGGCGCCCGCGTGCTGGACGTCGGCGCCGGCTCCGGGTGGACGACGGCCCTCCTCGCCCACCTCGTGGGACCCACCGGCGAGGTGCTCGGGCTCGAGCTGGAGCCGGCGGTCGCGGCGTGGGGCGCGGGCAACCTCGCTGCGGCCGGCACGCCGTGGGCCCGCCTCGAACCCGCGGACCCCGACGTGCTCGGCCGGCCGCGACCGGGCGGGTGGGACCGGGTGCTCGTCTCGGCGGCAGCCCCGCGGCTGCCCGTCGCCCTGGTCGACCAGCTCGCACCGGGCGGCGTGCTCGTCGTCCCCGTGGTCCGGACGATGCACCGCGTCGTGCGGCACCCCGACGGGTCGGTCGAGGTCACGACGCACGGTTCGTACGTGTTCGTCCCGTTGCGCTGA
- a CDS encoding ATP-binding protein, producing MGDVRDLRSGRRRGAPPPLLDDELVVTAERSASRQARHWVMRSVAAVGVGGAANQVIELLAGELVSNAVVHGPAGEPVRVAVRVDGALVRVAVTDRGGGTPRVRHPEPTAPNGRGMALVEALSTSWGSARQPDGGTTVWFEVDTDL from the coding sequence GTGGGTGACGTCCGGGACCTCCGCAGCGGACGGCGACGTGGTGCGCCGCCGCCCCTCCTCGACGACGAGCTGGTCGTGACCGCCGAGCGCAGCGCGTCCCGTCAGGCGCGGCACTGGGTCATGCGCTCGGTGGCCGCCGTGGGCGTCGGCGGCGCGGCGAACCAGGTCATCGAGCTGCTCGCCGGCGAGCTGGTCTCGAACGCCGTGGTGCACGGCCCCGCGGGCGAGCCGGTACGGGTGGCGGTGCGCGTCGACGGGGCGCTCGTGCGCGTCGCGGTGACCGACCGCGGCGGCGGCACGCCCCGCGTGCGGCACCCCGAGCCGACCGCCCCGAACGGGCGCGGCATGGCGCTCGTCGAGGCGCTGTCGACCTCCTGGGGCTCGGCCCGGCAGCCCGACGGCGGCACGACCGTCTGGTTCGAGGTCGACACCGACCTCTGA
- a CDS encoding chromosome partitioning protein, giving the protein MTDSGGDVATREPTTTGALPHIVAEVREDGTGEISVDGVLERIAAADLAEAGAQMTARIASLAQEAGRALPVEVRDPDGLWALLIHPDGRVDEAPDDADEAAPLTAAVPGTAAVPATGATVSAAPAPVPATPVAAPGPVPGPVPATGTTDAALGSGPVPVAGTGATPAVEPPATRRGGPATGATAAVGTRRGGPATGATPAVGGASLPTLDDLLAARHPAHSGPAEQGWQATVRRLTFGAVHPAPGRAERLRRSQVEAVRRTFDGPRTVVVVNPKGGAHKTTATMLLAATFGLHRGGYTLAWDNNETRGTLGWRSSHADHTRTAVDLLHALPDLTGRGTLRIGDLDSYVRTQQDEQFDVLASDENAASVSSVDAQSFRSLHSVLAQFYRVLVVDTGNNMRASNWRAAVDTADQLVVVSTLREDTAQSAAWALDALRATGHEELVRQAVTILSFPEPKVDKDLRQRLRSHFGALTRAVVEVPHDRALVAGGPIRHAALRPSTRDAWLRATAVVADGL; this is encoded by the coding sequence ATGACGGACAGCGGCGGCGACGTGGCCACGCGCGAGCCCACGACGACCGGGGCGCTGCCCCACATCGTCGCCGAGGTGCGCGAGGACGGCACGGGGGAGATCTCGGTCGACGGCGTGCTCGAGCGCATCGCGGCGGCCGACCTCGCGGAGGCAGGGGCGCAGATGACGGCGCGCATCGCGTCCCTCGCGCAGGAGGCCGGGCGTGCGCTGCCCGTCGAGGTGCGCGACCCCGACGGGCTGTGGGCGCTGCTCATCCACCCGGACGGCCGGGTGGACGAGGCCCCGGACGACGCCGACGAGGCCGCGCCGCTCACGGCTGCCGTGCCCGGGACGGCTGCCGTGCCCGCGACGGGCGCGACCGTCTCGGCGGCGCCCGCCCCGGTCCCCGCGACGCCCGTCGCCGCACCGGGCCCCGTGCCAGGCCCCGTGCCGGCGACCGGCACGACCGACGCGGCTCTCGGGAGCGGTCCCGTGCCGGTCGCCGGCACCGGCGCGACCCCCGCGGTCGAGCCGCCGGCCACCCGCCGCGGCGGCCCGGCGACCGGCGCCACCGCCGCGGTCGGCACGCGGCGCGGCGGTCCCGCGACCGGTGCGACGCCGGCCGTGGGCGGTGCGTCGCTGCCGACCCTCGACGACCTGCTCGCCGCGCGGCACCCCGCGCACAGCGGCCCCGCCGAGCAGGGGTGGCAGGCCACGGTGCGCCGCCTCACGTTCGGCGCCGTGCACCCCGCTCCGGGACGCGCCGAGCGCCTGCGCCGCTCCCAGGTGGAGGCGGTGCGACGCACGTTCGACGGCCCGCGCACCGTGGTCGTCGTCAACCCCAAGGGCGGGGCGCACAAGACGACCGCGACGATGCTGCTCGCCGCCACGTTCGGCCTGCACCGCGGCGGGTACACGCTGGCGTGGGACAACAACGAGACGCGCGGGACGCTCGGCTGGCGGTCCTCGCACGCCGACCACACGCGCACCGCCGTCGACCTGCTGCACGCGCTGCCGGACCTGACGGGCCGCGGCACGCTGCGCATCGGCGACCTGGACTCCTACGTGCGCACGCAGCAGGACGAGCAGTTCGACGTCCTGGCGTCGGACGAGAACGCCGCCTCGGTGTCGAGCGTGGACGCGCAGTCGTTCCGGTCGCTGCACTCGGTGCTCGCGCAGTTCTACCGGGTGCTCGTCGTCGACACCGGCAACAACATGCGCGCCTCGAACTGGCGGGCGGCCGTCGACACCGCGGACCAGCTCGTCGTCGTGTCGACGCTGCGCGAGGACACGGCGCAGTCCGCCGCGTGGGCGCTCGACGCCCTGCGCGCGACCGGCCACGAGGAGCTCGTGCGGCAGGCCGTGACGATCCTGTCCTTCCCCGAGCCGAAGGTCGACAAGGACCTGCGCCAGCGCCTGAGGTCGCACTTCGGTGCGCTCACGCGTGCCGTCGTCGAGGTGCCGCACGACCGCGCGCTGGTGGCGGGCGGCCCGATCCGGCACGCCGCCCTGCGTCCCTCGACGCGCGACGCCTGGCTCCGGGCGACCGCCGTGGTGGCCGACGGGCTCTGA
- a CDS encoding 5'-3' exonuclease has protein sequence MPAGRLLLLDTASLYFRAYFGVPDSVKAPDGTPVNAVRGLLDMVARLVTDRRPTRLVACWDDDWRPAFRVEAIPSYKAHRVAQDVPGTTGVEEVPDTLSPQVPVIVDVLAALGVPRLGAPGFEADDVIGTLVARETARPSGSRDAVDVVTGDRDLFQLVDDEVPVRVLYTVKGIKDLLVVDQAQLHDRYGVATGRAYADMATLRGDASDGLPGVAGIGEKTAAALLHRYGTLEAVLAARDAGDPGLTAAQRRRLTEAADYLAAAPRVVRVAADAPVADVDDRLPATPADPDRLVELAQRWGLASSVRRVVDALAAAR, from the coding sequence ATGCCCGCCGGACGACTGCTGCTCCTCGACACCGCGTCGCTGTACTTCCGTGCGTACTTCGGCGTGCCCGACTCGGTGAAGGCGCCCGACGGCACGCCGGTCAACGCGGTGCGCGGGCTGCTCGACATGGTCGCGCGCCTGGTCACGGACCGGCGTCCGACCCGGCTCGTCGCGTGCTGGGACGACGACTGGCGTCCCGCGTTCCGCGTCGAGGCCATCCCGTCGTACAAGGCGCACCGGGTCGCGCAGGACGTGCCGGGCACGACGGGTGTCGAGGAGGTGCCCGACACGCTGTCGCCGCAGGTGCCGGTGATCGTCGACGTGCTCGCGGCGCTCGGCGTCCCCCGGCTCGGCGCGCCCGGCTTCGAGGCGGACGACGTCATCGGCACCCTGGTGGCGCGCGAGACGGCCCGGCCGTCGGGCTCGCGCGACGCCGTCGACGTGGTCACGGGTGACCGCGACCTGTTCCAGCTCGTCGACGACGAGGTGCCCGTCCGCGTGCTGTACACCGTGAAGGGCATCAAGGACCTGCTCGTCGTCGACCAGGCGCAGCTGCACGACCGGTACGGCGTGGCGACGGGCCGTGCGTACGCCGACATGGCGACCCTGCGCGGCGACGCCAGCGACGGCCTGCCGGGCGTCGCGGGCATCGGGGAGAAGACGGCGGCCGCACTCCTGCACCGCTACGGCACGCTCGAGGCCGTCCTCGCGGCCCGCGACGCCGGTGACCCCGGGCTCACGGCCGCGCAGCGGCGCCGCCTCACCGAGGCGGCGGACTACCTGGCGGCCGCGCCGCGGGTCGTGCGCGTCGCCGCCGACGCCCCGGTCGCCGACGTCGACGACCGCCTGCCGGCGACGCCGGCCGACCCGGACCGGCTCGTGGAGCTCGCGCAGCGGTGGGGCCTGGCGTCGAGCGTGCGGCGCGTCGTGGACGCGCTCGCGGCGGCGCGCTGA
- a CDS encoding S8 family serine peptidase produces the protein MPRRALAGIAAASVALTTALLAPPASAAPPPDELSGLLVSDPAVAVPASGSDTEDGVGSALAQAEGTVTAFVELDTPAGVEVAEEGGAPADVVAAAEVTEAKAAEVVPADAADGARTLAAEPTRIATLTNLVSGALVVGDAAQLRTLADRDDVVSVRLVAERRLDNAAQVEFTRALATWQDTGVLGTDVTVGIVDTGIDYTHADFGGPGTVEAYEAAYGENGTGPIPEGSYDPEKFLGGIDFAGEIYDADGTGPQLVPVPDENPIDVHGHGTHVAGTAAGYGITPDGTTFRGDYSALESVIDWPVGPGTAPAAKLYALKVFGDVAGSTNLTPLAFDHAADPNGDGDFSDRLDVLNLSLGAAGAPADDPESLQVAELTALGTVVVLSAGNEGDVEDIGGSPGNGPAGLTVAWSVGKDLAFDAMEVTEASDPALVGRHAGQNSVSYTGEDVTAPVVHLGDRFEGCTAFTPEQAAAVAGKIAYLWWNDDDATRGCGSGARFNNAAAAGAVGVLLPTEERIFPAGIAGNTAIPGFQMTAATTDALLPEIEAGTLVAHIGPSLALSTRQDVGADTLSESSSRGAHGSLGWAKPDVAAPGQQIVSAGVGSGNAGATSNGTSMAAPHVAGIAALVKEARPGWSSAQVKAGIMNTATHDVTVEPGGDLAYGPARVGSGRVDALAAVTNDTLLYNAERPQQTSVAFGVVQVGAEPVTIRKAVTVQNLGSTARTYTTAVTESTTSGEASITASPASLRVPAGGTGIVTLTFTADPATLARQIDPTQEVEQVEGLAREFVSQVSGRLVLSSGDREWRLPVQAAPRPTTDLEAAPVEFADAGAETAELAISGRDVVAEGWYGLVTPLVHAADSPRLEALPAEAETSASTVAAGDIRHVGWASTAPAVAAAGGDPTADGYLGVGIATDADWAVIGHSLRPRVLVDTDGDGEPDVVSIVAKIADADYTVVETYDLETEELLAGPELVFPFAGEVEAGAFDNNVITVPVPLAALGVEPGTQLGVWVRTYSQYAYPADGVIDEVGPFTVDPYDPPLWFESNIGAEFVSASFDGATVDVHRGPGADDARILALHHLNAPGDRAQLVDVMVPAPIPTTTTLEVESAWTAGEGTLFEMEVDPAEATGTFRVYDGETLLGETQVVEGSGVWGTESLGAGPHRFRAEYVPDTPRYAGSTSEVVEREFAPSASRTTLALSDTSVRYGSPVTATVTVTGQSWAPAGTVEIREGDDVVASGELVVEGLVGTATVELPRDLAAGRHRLVAVFTGTADVAASEGRAELKVTRAAPRVTLSADTWTVPRGSTPTVTVTVGGSQEGAPAGTGAVRVLLGLRPLDVVPLTDGTAQVTLPALRHTNVVTVLYGGDEGYLPGAAAKVIRVG, from the coding sequence ATGCCACGTCGTGCACTCGCCGGCATCGCCGCCGCGTCCGTCGCCCTCACCACCGCGCTGCTCGCGCCACCCGCGAGCGCCGCCCCACCACCGGACGAGCTGTCCGGCCTGCTCGTCAGCGACCCCGCCGTCGCGGTCCCGGCCTCCGGCTCCGACACCGAGGACGGCGTCGGCTCCGCCCTCGCCCAGGCGGAGGGCACCGTGACCGCCTTCGTCGAGCTCGACACGCCCGCGGGCGTCGAGGTCGCCGAGGAGGGCGGCGCCCCCGCTGACGTCGTCGCCGCCGCCGAGGTCACCGAGGCGAAGGCCGCCGAGGTCGTCCCCGCCGACGCCGCCGACGGGGCGCGCACGCTCGCCGCCGAGCCGACGCGCATCGCGACCCTCACCAACCTGGTCTCCGGCGCGCTCGTCGTCGGCGACGCGGCGCAGCTGCGCACGCTGGCCGACCGCGACGACGTCGTCTCGGTCCGCCTCGTCGCGGAGCGCCGGCTCGACAACGCCGCGCAGGTCGAGTTCACCCGCGCCCTCGCGACGTGGCAGGACACGGGCGTGCTCGGCACCGACGTGACCGTCGGCATCGTCGACACCGGCATCGACTACACGCACGCCGACTTCGGCGGTCCCGGCACCGTCGAGGCCTACGAGGCCGCGTACGGGGAGAACGGCACCGGGCCGATCCCCGAGGGCTCGTACGACCCCGAGAAGTTCCTCGGCGGGATCGACTTCGCCGGCGAGATCTACGACGCGGACGGCACCGGGCCGCAGCTCGTGCCCGTCCCGGACGAGAACCCGATCGACGTGCACGGGCACGGCACGCACGTCGCCGGCACGGCCGCCGGCTACGGCATCACGCCGGACGGGACGACGTTCCGCGGCGACTACTCGGCGCTCGAGTCGGTCATCGACTGGCCCGTCGGCCCGGGCACCGCACCGGCCGCGAAGCTCTACGCGCTGAAGGTGTTCGGCGACGTCGCGGGGTCCACCAACCTCACGCCGCTCGCGTTCGACCACGCGGCCGACCCGAACGGGGACGGCGACTTCTCCGACCGCCTCGACGTCCTCAACCTCTCGCTCGGCGCCGCCGGCGCCCCCGCGGACGACCCGGAGAGCCTGCAGGTCGCCGAGCTCACCGCGCTCGGCACGGTCGTGGTGCTGTCCGCCGGGAACGAGGGCGACGTCGAGGACATCGGCGGCTCCCCGGGCAACGGCCCGGCGGGGCTCACCGTCGCCTGGTCCGTCGGCAAGGACCTCGCGTTCGACGCCATGGAGGTCACCGAGGCGTCCGACCCGGCGCTCGTCGGCCGCCACGCGGGCCAGAACTCCGTGAGCTACACCGGGGAGGACGTCACGGCTCCCGTCGTCCACCTCGGCGACAGGTTCGAGGGCTGCACGGCGTTCACGCCCGAGCAGGCGGCCGCGGTCGCCGGCAAGATCGCCTACCTCTGGTGGAACGACGACGACGCGACCCGCGGCTGCGGCTCCGGCGCGCGGTTCAACAACGCGGCGGCCGCCGGCGCGGTCGGCGTGCTGCTGCCCACCGAGGAGCGCATCTTCCCCGCCGGCATCGCCGGCAACACCGCCATCCCGGGCTTCCAGATGACGGCGGCGACGACCGACGCGCTGCTGCCCGAGATCGAGGCGGGCACGCTGGTCGCGCACATCGGGCCGTCGCTCGCCCTGTCCACGCGGCAGGACGTCGGCGCCGACACGCTCAGCGAGTCCTCGTCCCGCGGTGCGCACGGCTCGCTCGGCTGGGCCAAGCCGGACGTCGCGGCACCCGGCCAGCAGATCGTGTCCGCCGGGGTCGGCTCCGGCAACGCGGGCGCCACGAGCAACGGCACCTCGATGGCCGCGCCGCACGTCGCGGGCATCGCCGCGCTCGTCAAGGAGGCGCGTCCGGGCTGGTCCTCCGCGCAGGTCAAGGCGGGGATCATGAACACCGCGACCCACGACGTCACGGTCGAGCCCGGCGGTGACCTGGCCTACGGCCCCGCGCGCGTCGGCTCCGGCCGCGTGGACGCCCTCGCGGCCGTCACGAACGACACGCTCCTGTACAACGCGGAGCGGCCGCAGCAGACGTCGGTCGCGTTCGGCGTGGTGCAGGTCGGGGCCGAGCCCGTGACGATCCGCAAGGCCGTCACGGTGCAGAACCTCGGCAGCACCGCCCGCACCTACACGACGGCGGTGACGGAGAGCACCACGTCCGGCGAGGCCTCGATCACCGCGAGCCCCGCGTCCCTGCGCGTGCCCGCGGGCGGCACGGGGATCGTCACGCTGACGTTCACCGCCGACCCCGCGACGCTCGCCCGCCAGATCGACCCGACGCAGGAGGTCGAGCAGGTCGAGGGCCTCGCGCGCGAGTTCGTCTCGCAGGTGTCCGGCCGTCTCGTGCTCAGCTCGGGCGACCGGGAGTGGCGCCTGCCCGTGCAGGCGGCACCCCGCCCCACGACCGACCTCGAGGCCGCGCCGGTGGAGTTCGCCGACGCCGGCGCCGAGACGGCCGAGCTCGCGATCAGCGGCCGCGACGTCGTGGCCGAGGGCTGGTACGGACTCGTCACCCCGCTGGTGCACGCGGCCGACAGCCCGCGCCTGGAGGCGCTCCCGGCGGAGGCCGAGACGTCGGCGTCCACGGTGGCGGCCGGTGACATCCGGCACGTCGGCTGGGCGTCCACGGCGCCCGCGGTCGCGGCCGCCGGTGGCGACCCGACCGCCGACGGCTACCTCGGGGTGGGCATCGCGACCGACGCCGACTGGGCGGTGATCGGCCACAGCCTGCGGCCGCGCGTCCTCGTCGACACCGACGGCGACGGCGAGCCCGACGTCGTGAGCATCGTCGCCAAGATCGCCGACGCGGACTACACGGTGGTCGAGACGTACGACCTCGAGACCGAGGAGCTGCTCGCCGGTCCGGAGCTGGTCTTCCCGTTCGCGGGCGAGGTCGAGGCCGGGGCGTTCGACAACAACGTCATCACCGTCCCGGTGCCGCTCGCGGCGCTGGGCGTCGAGCCGGGCACCCAGCTCGGCGTCTGGGTCCGGACGTACAGCCAGTACGCGTACCCGGCCGACGGGGTGATCGACGAGGTCGGGCCGTTCACGGTCGACCCGTACGACCCGCCGCTGTGGTTCGAGTCGAACATCGGCGCGGAGTTCGTCTCGGCGTCCTTCGACGGGGCGACGGTCGACGTGCACCGGGGCCCGGGCGCGGACGACGCGCGGATCCTGGCGCTGCACCACCTCAACGCGCCGGGCGACCGCGCGCAGCTGGTCGACGTGATGGTGCCCGCACCGATCCCGACGACCACGACGCTCGAGGTCGAGTCCGCGTGGACGGCCGGCGAGGGCACGCTCTTCGAGATGGAGGTCGACCCGGCCGAGGCCACGGGCACGTTCCGGGTCTACGACGGCGAGACGCTGCTCGGCGAGACGCAGGTCGTCGAGGGCAGCGGCGTCTGGGGCACCGAGTCGCTCGGCGCCGGGCCGCACCGGTTCCGCGCCGAGTACGTGCCGGACACCCCGCGCTACGCCGGGTCCACCTCGGAGGTCGTCGAGCGGGAGTTCGCCCCGTCGGCGTCCCGCACGACGCTCGCGCTGTCCGACACGTCGGTCCGCTACGGCTCCCCCGTCACCGCGACCGTCACGGTGACCGGTCAGAGCTGGGCCCCCGCGGGCACGGTCGAGATCCGCGAGGGCGACGACGTCGTCGCGAGCGGTGAGCTCGTCGTCGAGGGCCTCGTCGGCACCGCGACCGTCGAGCTGCCGCGCGACCTCGCGGCGGGCCGGCACCGGCTCGTCGCCGTCTTCACGGGGACCGCGGACGTCGCGGCGTCCGAGGGGCGCGCCGAGCTCAAGGTCACGCGGGCCGCGCCGCGCGTGACCCTCTCGGCCGACACCTGGACGGTGCCGCGGGGCAGCACCCCGACGGTGACCGTCACGGTCGGCGGCAGCCAGGAGGGTGCGCCGGCCGGTACCGGGGCGGTGCGCGTCCTGCTCGGCCTGCGTCCGCTGGACGTCGTGCCGCTCACCGACGGCACGGCGCAGGTGACGCTGCCCGCGCTGCGGCACACCAACGTCGTCACCGTGCTGTACGGCGGCGACGAGGGCTACCTGCCGGGTGCCGCCGCGAAGGTGATCCGCGTCGGCTGA
- a CDS encoding RNA polymerase sigma factor, translated as MPSHPPHLDVVADGPGPDAGPDAAPGTGPTAGVPAPAHDAAWYDALVREHATAVHRYVARRAGAGEAEDLTADVLTVAWRRRDDVPDGAELPWLYRTAAFVVANHRRKGRPVPVAEVPDTPDGDDPALLAVRDDTVRTVLAGLSARDREVLLLHAWEGLTGEALATVLGTGRGGADAALSRARSRLRAAFAAVDA; from the coding sequence GTGCCGTCGCACCCTCCGCACCTCGACGTCGTCGCCGACGGGCCGGGCCCGGACGCCGGCCCCGACGCCGCCCCCGGCACCGGGCCCACCGCCGGAGTCCCCGCTCCGGCGCACGACGCGGCCTGGTACGACGCGCTCGTCCGCGAGCACGCGACGGCCGTCCACCGGTACGTCGCGCGGCGTGCCGGCGCCGGCGAGGCGGAGGACCTGACCGCGGACGTCCTGACGGTCGCGTGGCGCCGGCGGGACGACGTGCCGGACGGCGCCGAGCTGCCGTGGCTGTACCGGACGGCCGCGTTCGTCGTGGCGAACCACCGGCGCAAGGGTCGCCCCGTACCGGTCGCGGAGGTCCCCGACACCCCCGACGGGGACGACCCGGCCCTGCTCGCGGTCCGGGACGACACCGTGCGCACCGTGCTCGCGGGACTGTCGGCGCGGGACCGGGAGGTCCTGCTCCTGCACGCCTGGGAGGGCCTGACGGGCGAGGCGCTCGCGACGGTGCTCGGCACCGGCCGGGGCGGCGCCGACGCCGCCCTGTCACGCGCCCGCTCGCGGCTGCGCGCCGCGTTCGCCGCGGTCGACGCCTGA
- a CDS encoding DUF3806 domain-containing protein — MGLFDRRTPPQGSVLPTPHAPADAPLPVEEPGPDGAAATADAPGADADAPALDAPAPDVPADVPATDEDQDDEDEDELVLTPVWPARPGGPHDPATRAAQDDLTPLVPPVPAALARDEPDHGAGAPSADDPAHGDDEPPATDLGHTVDELNPAERIWLAQQRTLVADLCDDPADPAAVAALFDRVRTQWAQAEERPDHRPLADAFGVALGDLVVARAPALRWAAVSDRFGTEIVLAHDEPEVLVYPLASVAQYWEDARPGWFTDQVERLVQTVRTALPATG, encoded by the coding sequence ATGGGCCTCTTCGACCGACGGACGCCGCCGCAGGGATCCGTGCTGCCGACGCCGCACGCGCCGGCCGACGCACCCCTTCCCGTCGAGGAGCCCGGACCGGACGGCGCGGCGGCGACCGCGGACGCGCCCGGGGCGGACGCCGACGCCCCCGCTCTCGACGCCCCCGCTCCCGACGTCCCGGCCGACGTCCCCGCGACCGACGAGGACCAGGACGACGAGGACGAGGACGAGCTCGTCCTGACGCCGGTGTGGCCCGCACGTCCCGGCGGTCCGCACGACCCGGCCACACGGGCGGCGCAGGACGACCTCACCCCGCTCGTGCCGCCGGTGCCCGCGGCGCTCGCCCGGGACGAGCCCGACCACGGCGCCGGGGCGCCGTCCGCCGACGACCCGGCGCACGGTGACGACGAGCCGCCCGCGACGGACCTCGGGCACACCGTCGACGAGCTCAACCCCGCGGAGCGGATCTGGCTCGCCCAGCAGCGCACCCTCGTGGCCGACCTGTGCGACGACCCCGCCGACCCCGCGGCGGTGGCCGCGCTGTTCGACCGGGTGCGGACGCAGTGGGCGCAGGCCGAGGAGCGTCCGGACCACCGGCCCCTCGCGGACGCGTTCGGCGTCGCGCTCGGCGACCTCGTCGTCGCCCGCGCCCCGGCGCTGCGCTGGGCCGCCGTCAGCGACCGGTTCGGCACCGAGATCGTGCTCGCGCACGACGAGCCCGAGGTCCTCGTCTACCCGCTCGCGTCGGTCGCCCAGTACTGGGAGGACGCCCGCCCCGGCTGGTTCACCGACCAGGTGGAGCGGCTCGTGCAGACCGTCCGGACCGCGCTGCCGGCCACGGGCTGA
- a CDS encoding PspC domain-containing protein, translating into MDGIRGAFARAGLVRPYAGRMLAGVCAGVAARAGVDPWVVRLALLLLLVLPGSPFVIYAALWICMPAQGWVPPARTGV; encoded by the coding sequence ATGGACGGGATCCGCGGGGCGTTCGCACGGGCAGGCCTGGTGCGCCCGTACGCCGGACGGATGCTGGCGGGCGTGTGCGCCGGCGTGGCGGCGCGCGCGGGGGTCGACCCGTGGGTGGTCCGGCTCGCCCTCCTCCTGCTGCTGGTCCTGCCGGGCAGCCCCTTCGTCATCTACGCCGCGCTGTGGATCTGCATGCCGGCCCAGGGCTGGGTCCCGCCGGCGCGCACCGGCGTCTGA